One segment of Ziziphus jujuba cultivar Dongzao chromosome 12, ASM3175591v1 DNA contains the following:
- the LOC107428966 gene encoding xylan glycosyltransferase MUCI21, producing the protein MKKRGSSTVVISLGSLVSFFLLILYFSNSTLNSNIKFSTISQESMYMPEKSTGRENLRSVLPSLQSPKATQIECNRSHYSYDICKINSPTVLDPTTSTFYVMSPKSPSLEEKIRPYARKWEPFTMSRIKAITLTSGPLSPKCQVQHKAPALVFSAGGYTGNFFHDFNDGFIPLYITVNSIFNKQDPILVISEANNWWINKYAEILRGFSQHQIINLDNNNVTHCFPSVDVGLISHGFMTINPKSIPNAKTFTHFHAFLRKAYTRSHHVQIAKTSKSPASRPRLVLVCRTGATGRVLMNRDQVKEEAEKIGFDVVVFEPTAKTPLSVAYDLVSSSHVMVGVHGAGLTHALFLRPGSVLVQVVPLGAEWVAEVCFGNPARAARLEYMEYRIKAEESSLIEKYGKDEMVVKDPVAFRGNKWSAEVMHVYLKKQDIRVDLNRFSGYLKEAYKKSNKLLENGEKSSG; encoded by the exons ATGAAGAAAAGAGGTTCATCCACGGTGGTTATAAGCTTGGGGTCCTTggtttctttcttcttattgaTCCTGTACTTCTCAAACTCCACCTTAAActcaaatatcaaattttcaaccATTTCTCAAG AGAGCATGTATATGCCTGAGAAATCAACTGGCAGAGAGAATCTACGATCTGTTCTTCCTTCATTGCAATCTCCAAAAGCTACCCAAATTGAATGCAACCGCTCTCATTATTCCTATGATATCTGTAAGATCAACAGTCCAACAGTTTTGGACCCCACCACTTCTACATTCTATGTAATGAGCCCTAAAAGCCCATCATTGGAGGAAAAGATCCGACCCTATGCTAGAAAATGGGAGCCTTTTACAATGTCTAGAATCAAAGCGATTACTCTCACTTCAGGCCCATTAAGCCCAAAATGTCAAGTCCAACATAAAGCTCCAGCGCTAGTATTCAGTGCGGGAGGGTACACCGGGAACTTCTTCCATGATTTCAATGATGGGTTTATCCCGCTCTATATCACAGTCAACTCCATCTTCAACAAGCAAGACCCTATCCTTGTCATCTCTGAAGCGAATAATTGGTGGATTAATAAATATGCAGAAATATTAAGAGGTTTTAGCCAGCACCAAATCATAAACCTTGATAACAATAATGTTACTCATTGTTTTCCTTCAGTTGATGTGGGATTAATATCTCACGGGTTCATGACCATAAATCCGAAATCAATACCAAATGCAAAAACTTTTACCCACTTTCATGCTTTCCTACGAAAAGCCTATACTAGGAGCCACCATGTTCAAATCGCCAAAACTTCAAAGTCACCGGCATCTCGGCCAAGGTTGGTCTTGGTATGTCGAACCGGTGCAACGGGACGGGTTTTGATGAATCGAGATCAAGTAAAAGAAGAAGCAGAGAAGATTGGGTTCGATGTGGTAGTGTTTGAACCAACGGCTAAGACACCATTGAGTGTGGCATATGATTTGGTTAGTTCGAGCCATGTAATGGTTGGTGTTCATGGTGCGGGACTAACTCATGCTTTGTTTCTACGACCTGGGTCGGTGTTGGTTCAGGTGGTTCCACTAGGTGCTGAGTGGGTTGCTGAGGTTTGCTTTGGGAACCCAGCTAGGGCTGCGAGGCTGGAATACATGGAATATAGAATTAAAGCCGAGGAGAGTAGCTTAATAGAGAAGTATGGTAAAGATGAGATGGTGGTAAAAGATCCTGTGGCTTTTAGAGGTAACAAATGGTCGGCTGAGGTTATGCATGTGTATTTGAAAAAGCAAGATATTAGAGTGGATTTGAATAGGTTTAGTGGGTATTTGAAAGAAGCCTATAAGAAAAGTAATAAGCTGTTGGAAAATGGAGAAAAATCAAGTGGATGA
- the LOC132800142 gene encoding uncharacterized protein LOC132800142: MVQELGYYGFKKLWYLSPGMSVNYGLRQMKDDDDAMHVADLGSRFKVIDIYVEHPEDIPLLADIEGIGDNTSRERSVDYERIDLHDIHVNAVDDAAINSHCVERVHTRDGENLYDIDVDEDEDDHDWLQECATVADHLAACSSYEGGVRYSNLADDKAKLADDDVASIQNDDIGATGVGLADTANEAEDAVHGPNLVGNVGQYDVIYDSDQLVSLPSSSDEDEVNSHIPVYSIQGANLEMHIGMKFASHIEFKEYLVNYALSGGWNIRFTKNVSWRVTTVCEEGCPWRVHAFNMQAQETFQIKILQEEHTCTRSLTNRFVKLKWLVKRYFNDFRANPNMKLSTFQDKVKQDLIVDIIRSQAYRAREKANSMATGDVAEQYSRLWDYCAEIDRSNPESTCRLKINKESEKSIFQRIYICLVACKERFKTSCIPFIGLDGCHLKGQHGGQLLTAVGRDPNRQMLPIAYAVVETENKDSWSWFLQYLMEDIEYTDDKNFTFMSDQQKGLIPAIEGLMPNVDHRYYMRYLYANFSKLYQG; encoded by the exons ATGGTACAAGAGTTAGGATACTATGGATTTAAGAAGCTATGGTATTTGTCACCTGGTATGTCCGTAAATTATGGATTAAGACAAatgaaagatgatgatgatgcaatGCATGTGGCTGACTTGGGTAGTAGATTTAAAGTAATTGATATTTATGTGGAGCATCCTGAAGACATTCCTTTATTAGCTGACATTGAGGGAATAGGTGATAACACTAGTCGTGAAAGAAGTGTTGACTATGAACGTATTGATCTGCATGACATTCATGTGAATGCAGTAGATGATGCAGCAATCAACAGTCATTGTGTGGAAAGGGTACACACTAGAGATGGAGAAAACCTGTATGACATAGAtgttgatgaagatgaagatgaccATGATTGGTTACAAGAATGTGCAACCGTGGCAGATCATTTAGCTGCTTGTTCATCATATGAAGGTGGTGTAAGATATTCTAACTTGGCAGACGATAAGGCCAAATTGGCAGATGATGATGTTGCTTCTATACAGAATGATGATATAGGTGCCACTGGCGTTGGCTTGGCAGATACAGCTAATGAAGCTGAAGATGCAGTACATGGACCTAATTTGGTAGGGAATGTAGGCCAATATGACGTGATTTATGATTCTGATCAACTTGTTAGCTTGCCAAGTAGCTCTGATGAAGATGAAGTGAATAGCCACATTCCTGTTTATAGCATACAGGGTGCCAATTTGGAAATGCATATTGGAATGAAGTTTGCTAGTCACATTGAATTTAAGGAATACTTGGTCAATTATGCTTTGTCTGGTGGCTGGAATATTAGATTCACAAAAAATGTATCTTGGAGGGTTACAACAGTGTGTGAGGAAGGTTGCCCTTGGAGAGTACATGCTTttaatatgcaagcacaagaaACTTTTCAAATTAAGATATTGCAAGAAGAGCACACATGTACTAGGTCACTCACTAATAGGTTTGTGAAATTAAAATGGTTAGTCAAGAGGTACTTTAATGACTTCAGAGCAAATCCAAATATGAAGTTGTCTACTTTTCAAGACAAGGTTAAACAAGATCTTATAGTCGACATAATAAGATCACAAGCTTATAGAGCTCGAGAGAAAGCCAATTCAATGGCAACAGGTGATGTGGCTGAGCAATATAGTCGCCTTTGGGATTATTGTGCAGAGATTGATAGATCAAATCCTGAGAGCACATGTAGATTGAAGATAAATAAAGAGTCTGAAAAATCTATTTTCCAAAGGATATATATTTGCTTAGTTGCATGTAAAGAGAGATTCAAGACTAGTTGTATCCCTTTTATTGGGTTGGATGGATGTCATCTAAAGGGTCAACATGGAGGCCAACTGTTGACTGCTGTTGGTAGGGATCCAAATAGGCAAATGTTGCCCATTGCCTATGCAGTGGTTGAGACTGAGAACAAAGACTCATGGAGCTGgtttttacaatatttaatgGAAGATATTGAATATACAGATGATAAGAATTTCACATTCATGAGTGACCAACAAAAG GGCTTAATTCCTGCAATTGAAGGGTTGATGCCAAATGTGGACCATCGATATTATATGAGATATCTATATGCCAACTTCAGCAAGTTATACCAAGGATag